The Nocardioides sp. S-1144 genome includes a region encoding these proteins:
- a CDS encoding NAD(+) synthase, producing the protein MDFYSAYAHGFARVAACTLPVAIADPAANAARTIEQARECDAEGVAIALFPELGLTGYAVDDLFLQDTLLDAVVVAVEEIVAASVGLLPVIVVGAPLRHDDRVYNCALVIKDGELLGVAPKAHLPNYREFYERRWFAAGDEQVTDQVTVGSHEAPFGTDLVYTATDLPDLTFHVEVCEDMWVPVPPSATAALAGAHVLLNLSGSPITIARAEERRLLVKSASARCQAAYVYAAAGQGESTTDLSWDGQTMVYECGDLLAEGERFPEGARRTVADVDLDRIRQERQRQGTFDDNRRNHDVHATPVRFRLDPPVGDVGLRRPQRRFPFVPDDPARLAQDCYEAYNIQVSGLEQRLRAMSTDTWQPKVVIGVSGGLDSTHALIVAAKAMDRLGRPRTDILAFTMPGFATGEATRGYATRLSESLGVSFATLDITAAARQMLDDLDHPFSEGREVYDITFENVQAGLRTDYLFRLANHRGGIVLGTGDLSELALGWCTYGVGDQMSHYNVNAGVPKTLIQHLIRYVIESSQFEADTDEVLREILEQEITPELIPATVDQPEQRTEDSVGPYALQDFTLYHVLRRGYRPSKIAFLAWHTWHDVEAGEWPAGFPADRRGEYDLATIRRWLEVFCRRFFASQFKRSALPNGPKVTPGGTMSPRGDWRMPSDAAPTAWLAELENVPQA; encoded by the coding sequence GTGGACTTCTACTCGGCCTACGCCCACGGGTTCGCCCGCGTCGCGGCCTGCACGCTGCCGGTCGCCATCGCCGACCCGGCCGCCAACGCGGCCCGCACCATCGAGCAGGCGCGCGAGTGCGACGCCGAGGGCGTGGCGATCGCGCTGTTCCCCGAGCTCGGTCTGACCGGGTACGCCGTCGACGACCTCTTCCTCCAGGACACCCTGCTGGACGCCGTCGTCGTCGCGGTCGAGGAGATCGTGGCGGCGTCCGTGGGGCTGCTGCCGGTGATCGTGGTCGGCGCGCCGTTGCGCCACGACGACCGCGTCTACAACTGCGCCCTGGTCATCAAGGACGGCGAGCTCCTCGGCGTGGCCCCGAAGGCGCACCTGCCGAACTACCGCGAGTTCTACGAGCGCCGCTGGTTCGCCGCCGGCGACGAGCAGGTGACCGACCAGGTCACGGTGGGCTCCCACGAGGCGCCGTTCGGGACCGACCTGGTCTACACGGCCACCGACCTGCCCGACCTCACCTTCCACGTCGAGGTCTGCGAGGACATGTGGGTGCCGGTGCCGCCGAGCGCGACGGCCGCGCTGGCCGGGGCGCACGTGCTGCTCAACCTCTCCGGCAGCCCGATCACCATCGCCCGCGCCGAGGAGCGCCGGCTGCTGGTCAAGAGCGCCAGCGCGCGCTGCCAGGCCGCCTACGTCTACGCCGCCGCCGGCCAGGGCGAGTCGACGACCGACCTGAGCTGGGACGGCCAGACGATGGTCTACGAGTGCGGCGACCTGCTCGCCGAGGGCGAGCGGTTCCCCGAGGGGGCCCGCCGCACCGTCGCCGACGTCGACCTCGACCGGATCCGGCAGGAGCGCCAGCGCCAGGGCACCTTCGACGACAACCGCCGCAACCACGACGTGCACGCCACCCCGGTCCGGTTCCGGCTCGACCCGCCGGTCGGCGACGTCGGGCTGCGCCGTCCGCAGCGCCGCTTCCCGTTCGTGCCCGACGACCCGGCCCGGCTCGCGCAGGACTGCTACGAGGCCTACAACATCCAGGTCTCCGGCCTCGAGCAGCGGCTGCGTGCGATGTCGACCGACACCTGGCAGCCCAAGGTCGTCATCGGCGTCAGCGGCGGCCTCGACTCGACCCACGCGCTGATCGTGGCCGCCAAGGCGATGGACCGCCTCGGCCGGCCGCGCACCGACATCCTCGCCTTCACGATGCCGGGGTTCGCGACCGGCGAGGCGACGCGGGGCTACGCGACCCGGCTCTCGGAGAGCCTCGGGGTCAGCTTCGCGACCCTGGACATCACCGCCGCGGCCCGGCAGATGCTCGACGACCTCGACCACCCCTTCTCCGAGGGGCGCGAGGTCTACGACATCACCTTCGAGAACGTGCAGGCCGGCTTGCGCACCGACTACCTGTTCCGCCTGGCCAACCACCGCGGCGGGATCGTGCTCGGCACCGGGGACCTCTCCGAGCTCGCGCTGGGCTGGTGCACCTACGGCGTCGGTGACCAGATGTCGCACTACAACGTCAACGCCGGCGTCCCGAAGACCCTGATCCAGCACCTGATCCGCTACGTCATCGAGTCCAGCCAGTTCGAGGCCGACACCGACGAGGTGCTCCGCGAGATCCTCGAGCAGGAGATCACCCCCGAGCTGATCCCGGCCACGGTCGACCAGCCCGAGCAGCGCACCGAGGACTCCGTGGGCCCCTACGCGCTGCAGGACTTCACGCTGTACCACGTGCTGCGCCGCGGCTACCGGCCCAGCAAGATCGCCTTCCTCGCCTGGCACACCTGGCACGACGTCGAGGCGGGGGAGTGGCCGGCCGGGTTCCCCGCCGACCGGCGCGGCGAGTACGACCTCGCCACGATCCGGCGGTGGCTGGAGGTCTTCTGCCGGCGCTTCTTCGCCAGCCAGTTCAAGCGCTCGGCCCTGCCCAACGGCCCCAAGGTCACCCCGGGCGGCACCATGTCACCGCGCGGCGACTGGCGGATGCCCTCCGACGCCGCCCCGACCGCCTGGCTCGCCGAGCTGGAGAACGTCCCGCAGGCCTAG
- a CDS encoding PQQ-dependent sugar dehydrogenase, which yields MRPVVATALLALAAPLLAALPAGAGGATAPSAPAAVEAPAVTAPAVTAPAAARAPSLRVTTRVGGLDHPWDVRRLPSGSLLVTERERARLTLSTAAGRKRTVRFPSARIWTSGETGLMGLEVDPRFAKNRRFYTCSGWRTGGGHDIRVNAWKLNRRETRARLVRPLVTGLPTTSGRHGGCRLLATSDGALLVGTGDAAVGTNPRDLDSLGGKTLRLNRFTGRPWPQNPYAGAESRNRRYVFTYGHRNVQGLAERRDGTLWSAEQGSSRDDEVNLLVPGGDYGWNPVPGYDESVPMTDQGLPGTQQEARWSSGPTTVATSGATFVRGKRWGSLNGALAVGVLKDQELLFIRFDADGSNPRVSTPAALDGRWGRLRSPVLLANGNLLVTTDNGDGRDRVLLVRPR from the coding sequence ATGCGTCCCGTCGTCGCGACCGCCCTCCTCGCCCTCGCCGCCCCCCTCCTCGCGGCCCTCCCGGCCGGCGCCGGCGGGGCCACGGCACCCTCCGCACCGGCAGCGGTCGAGGCGCCGGCCGTCACCGCGCCGGCCGTCACCGCGCCGGCCGCGGCCCGCGCGCCGTCGCTGCGCGTGACCACCCGCGTCGGCGGCCTCGACCACCCGTGGGACGTCCGCCGGCTGCCGAGCGGCTCGCTGCTGGTGACCGAGCGCGAGCGGGCACGGCTGACGCTGAGCACCGCGGCCGGTCGCAAGCGCACGGTGCGCTTCCCCTCGGCACGGATCTGGACGTCGGGCGAGACCGGGCTGATGGGCCTCGAGGTCGACCCGCGGTTCGCGAAGAACCGCCGCTTCTACACGTGCAGCGGCTGGCGCACCGGCGGCGGGCACGACATCCGCGTCAACGCCTGGAAGCTCAACCGCCGCGAGACCCGGGCCCGGCTCGTCCGCCCCCTCGTCACCGGCCTGCCCACCACCTCCGGGCGGCACGGCGGCTGCCGGCTGCTCGCCACGTCCGACGGCGCCCTGCTCGTGGGCACCGGCGACGCGGCCGTCGGCACCAACCCGCGCGACCTCGACTCCCTGGGCGGCAAGACGCTGCGCCTCAACCGGTTCACCGGCCGGCCGTGGCCGCAGAACCCGTACGCCGGCGCCGAGAGCCGCAACCGCCGCTACGTGTTCACCTACGGCCACCGCAACGTGCAGGGTCTCGCGGAGCGCCGCGACGGCACCCTCTGGTCCGCCGAGCAGGGCTCCTCCCGCGACGACGAGGTGAACCTGCTGGTCCCCGGCGGCGACTACGGCTGGAACCCGGTGCCCGGCTACGACGAGTCGGTGCCGATGACCGACCAGGGCCTCCCCGGCACCCAGCAGGAGGCGCGCTGGAGCTCGGGTCCGACGACGGTCGCGACCTCCGGGGCCACCTTCGTCCGGGGCAAGCGGTGGGGCAGCCTCAACGGGGCGCTCGCGGTCGGCGTCCTCAAGGACCAGGAGCTGCTGTTCATCCGCTTCGACGCCGACGGGTCGAACCCCCGGGTCAGCACGCCGGCCGCGCTCGACGGGCGCTGGGGCCGGCTGCGCTCCCCCGTCCTGCTCGCCAACGGCAACCTGCTCGTCACCACCGACAACGGCGACGGCCGCGACCGGGTGCTCCTGGTCCGCCCCCGCTGA
- a CDS encoding GreA/GreB family elongation factor, with protein sequence MTPSASTAPTASSSAALAVLHERLTALQAERDQAQAETRAEAVGDIVDRATNVEASIRLSLLDERIAALELDIAEVEAAEHVDGVVSLGDTVVLDLGDGPESFVVGSVEQAVAGIETVTPSSPLGQAILGTAVGSTVSYAPRKGLSLSATIVSTS encoded by the coding sequence ATGACGCCGAGCGCTTCCACCGCCCCCACCGCCTCGTCGAGCGCCGCGCTCGCCGTCCTGCACGAGCGGCTCACCGCCCTCCAGGCCGAGCGCGACCAGGCCCAGGCCGAGACCCGTGCCGAGGCCGTCGGCGACATCGTCGACCGTGCCACCAACGTCGAGGCCAGCATCCGGCTGTCGCTGCTCGACGAGCGGATCGCCGCCCTCGAGCTCGACATCGCCGAGGTCGAGGCCGCCGAGCACGTCGACGGCGTCGTCTCGCTCGGCGACACCGTCGTGCTCGACCTCGGCGACGGCCCCGAGTCGTTCGTCGTCGGCTCCGTCGAGCAGGCGGTCGCGGGCATCGAGACGGTCACGCCCAGCAGCCCGCTCGGCCAGGCCATCCTCGGCACCGCCGTCGGCAGCACCGTCTCCTACGCCCCGCGCAAGGGCCTGTCGTTGTCCGCGACCATCGTCTCCACCAGCTGA
- a CDS encoding alpha/beta fold hydrolase — MSIEPGPDARPGAVEHVVAVDGGADGGGYDLWVRESGDRSGSTVLLVMGAASSGVLWPDRLVERLGRRHRVVVWDHRDTGRSTRGIDDRPYAIRDLAGDAVAVLDALAVDRAHVVGMSMGGYLVQLLLLDHPDRLLSATLFCTGALPGAPGADAVPGPSDELLAVWATLGEPRDAAAELDWRVEHWRVLNGGGVPFDAEEFRALEERVVAHGGPPDAASATAHARAGTDGLARGAELAGVTTPVLVVEAPADPAYPPPSAAHLARTIGSAHRVEVPGMGHALPGAVLGPLGDALSAHLDAVDGADAGSVPGRTGGAGR, encoded by the coding sequence ATGTCGATCGAGCCTGGACCGGACGCACGCCCTGGCGCCGTCGAGCACGTGGTGGCCGTCGACGGCGGCGCGGACGGCGGCGGCTACGACCTCTGGGTGCGCGAGAGCGGTGACCGCTCCGGCAGCACGGTGCTGCTCGTGATGGGCGCGGCCTCCAGCGGCGTCCTCTGGCCCGACCGGCTGGTGGAGCGGCTCGGGCGCCGCCACCGCGTGGTCGTGTGGGACCACCGCGACACCGGCCGGTCCACCCGCGGGATCGACGACCGGCCCTACGCGATCCGCGACCTGGCCGGCGACGCCGTCGCCGTGCTCGACGCCCTCGCCGTCGACCGCGCGCACGTCGTGGGGATGTCGATGGGCGGCTACCTCGTGCAGCTCCTGCTGCTCGACCACCCCGACCGGCTGCTCTCCGCGACGCTGTTCTGCACCGGCGCCCTGCCCGGCGCGCCCGGTGCGGACGCCGTGCCCGGGCCCTCCGACGAGCTGCTCGCCGTGTGGGCGACGCTGGGGGAACCGCGCGACGCCGCCGCCGAGCTCGACTGGCGGGTGGAGCACTGGCGGGTGCTCAACGGCGGCGGGGTGCCGTTCGACGCCGAGGAGTTCCGCGCCCTCGAGGAGCGGGTCGTCGCCCACGGCGGCCCGCCGGACGCCGCCTCCGCCACGGCGCACGCCCGCGCCGGCACCGACGGGCTCGCCCGCGGCGCCGAGCTGGCCGGCGTGACGACCCCGGTGCTCGTCGTCGAGGCACCGGCCGACCCGGCCTACCCGCCCCCGAGCGCCGCGCACCTGGCGCGCACCATCGGCTCCGCGCACCGCGTCGAGGTGCCGGGGATGGGGCACGCGCTGCCGGGCGCCGTCCTGGGCCCGCTGGGCGACGCCCTCTCGGCCCACCTCGACGCCGTCGACGGGGCCGACGCCGGGTCGGTGCCCGGCCGCACGGGTGGAGCCGGGCGCTAG
- the panB gene encoding 3-methyl-2-oxobutanoate hydroxymethyltransferase: MSTPSQPEETAPYGTGPATASAAAPTKRVRTHHLREMKERGERFSMLTAYEQYAAATFDEAGIEVLLVGDSASNNVYGNETSLPVTVEELLPLTRAVSRSVRRALVVGDLPFGSYQASAEQAYLTAVRFMKEAGAHAVKLEGGVEMAPQIERLTQGGIPVMAHIGFTPQSEHTLGGYRVQGRGETGARVLADALAVQEAGAFAVVMEMVPGDIAGEITRRLRIPTIGIGAGAGCDGQVLVWQDAFGLRQGRMARFVKQYADVHAVLLQAARDYDADVKAGTFPGPEHTF, encoded by the coding sequence ATGAGCACGCCCTCCCAGCCCGAGGAGACCGCGCCGTACGGCACCGGCCCCGCGACGGCGTCCGCGGCCGCCCCCACGAAGCGGGTCCGCACCCACCACCTGCGCGAGATGAAGGAGCGCGGCGAGCGCTTCTCCATGCTCACCGCCTACGAGCAGTACGCCGCCGCCACGTTCGACGAGGCCGGCATCGAGGTGCTGCTGGTCGGCGACAGCGCGAGCAACAACGTCTACGGCAACGAGACCTCCCTCCCGGTGACCGTCGAGGAGCTGCTGCCGCTCACCCGCGCCGTGTCGCGCTCGGTGCGCCGGGCCCTCGTGGTCGGCGACCTGCCGTTCGGCAGCTACCAGGCCTCCGCCGAGCAGGCCTACCTGACCGCCGTCCGGTTCATGAAGGAGGCCGGCGCCCACGCCGTCAAGCTCGAGGGCGGCGTGGAGATGGCCCCACAGATCGAGAGGCTGACGCAGGGCGGCATCCCCGTGATGGCCCACATCGGCTTCACCCCGCAGTCCGAGCACACGCTCGGCGGCTACCGCGTCCAGGGCCGCGGCGAGACCGGTGCGCGGGTCCTCGCCGACGCGCTCGCGGTCCAGGAGGCCGGCGCCTTCGCCGTCGTGATGGAGATGGTGCCCGGCGACATCGCCGGCGAGATCACCCGCCGGCTCCGCATCCCCACCATCGGGATCGGCGCCGGCGCCGGGTGCGACGGGCAGGTCCTCGTCTGGCAGGACGCCTTCGGCCTGCGCCAGGGCCGGATGGCCCGGTTCGTGAAGCAGTACGCCGACGTCCACGCCGTGCTGCTGCAGGCCGCGCGCGACTACGACGCCGACGTCAAGGCCGGCACCTTCCCCGGGCCCGAGCACACCTTCTGA
- a CDS encoding VOC family protein: MTSISPCLWFDDRLEEAARFYTAIFPRSSIGRLSRYPATTPGEPGRVMAGEFTIDGTRFQGINGGPEHAHFTEAVSFTITCRDQSEVDYYWHSLADGGRESVCGWLKDRFGLSWQVVPARLYELVSDPDPARAGAATQAMLAMTRIVVADLEAAADAAGPPTPHPTQHPPQHPSTSDQENR, encoded by the coding sequence ATGACCAGCATCAGTCCGTGCCTCTGGTTCGACGACCGGCTCGAGGAGGCGGCGCGGTTCTACACCGCGATCTTCCCCCGCTCGTCGATCGGCAGGCTCTCGCGCTACCCCGCGACGACGCCCGGCGAGCCCGGACGGGTGATGGCCGGAGAGTTCACGATCGACGGCACCCGGTTCCAGGGCATCAACGGCGGTCCGGAGCACGCCCACTTCACCGAGGCGGTCTCCTTCACCATCACCTGCCGGGACCAGTCGGAGGTCGACTACTACTGGCACTCCCTCGCCGACGGCGGGCGGGAGTCGGTCTGCGGCTGGCTCAAGGACCGCTTCGGGCTGTCGTGGCAGGTCGTGCCGGCGCGGCTGTACGAGCTGGTCTCCGACCCCGACCCGGCCCGCGCGGGCGCCGCGACGCAGGCGATGCTCGCGATGACCCGGATCGTCGTGGCCGACCTCGAGGCGGCGGCCGACGCCGCCGGACCCCCGACGCCCCACCCCACGCAGCACCCGCCCCAGCACCCCAGCACCAGCGACCAGGAGAACCGATGA
- a CDS encoding sensor histidine kinase: MVLLAMLVPMAVLLRSYVLEDRLAQAALEVQSTESVVARYGRSEIARYVAEVNADSDTETTVVMADGDVLGPAPGAAEEARIVEARINSTARVDDVDGGTAILVPVSLSGSSAGPESQPIIRVFVPTPGFERELVRSWLILLALGALLLVGALVLSDRLARSFVRPIQSLAGYAAGLGAGRRTEQPPVEGPSEVRDLGVALHRLVDRVEVLLERERAGIADVSHRLRTPMTALRLRVEGIADDAARERLMADLDDLQATVDHVVREARRSEREGLVPVTDGVAVLTERARFWEPLAEDQGRRFDLEVTTTGPVPVRAGPEDLAALVDVLLDNVFTHTPEPVGVRVTVAPGADGGLRLVVEDGGPGLSVEDAARLVDRGVSGGDSTGLGLSIVDKTATESGGGLSIGRSALGGTEVVVDLGGA, encoded by the coding sequence ATGGTCCTGCTCGCCATGCTCGTGCCGATGGCGGTCCTGCTGCGCAGCTACGTCCTCGAGGACCGGCTGGCCCAGGCGGCGCTGGAGGTGCAGTCCACCGAGAGCGTGGTGGCCCGCTACGGCCGCAGCGAGATCGCCCGCTACGTCGCGGAGGTCAACGCCGACAGCGACACCGAGACGACGGTCGTCATGGCCGACGGCGATGTCCTCGGCCCCGCGCCGGGAGCCGCCGAGGAGGCCCGGATCGTCGAGGCGCGCATCAACAGCACCGCCCGGGTCGACGACGTCGACGGCGGCACCGCGATCCTGGTGCCGGTCTCGCTCAGCGGCAGCTCGGCGGGTCCCGAGTCCCAGCCGATCATCCGGGTCTTCGTGCCGACGCCCGGCTTCGAGCGCGAGCTGGTGCGGAGCTGGCTGATCCTGCTGGCCCTCGGCGCGCTGCTGCTCGTCGGCGCGCTGGTGCTCTCCGACCGGCTGGCCCGCTCGTTCGTGCGGCCCATCCAGAGCCTGGCCGGGTACGCCGCCGGCCTCGGCGCCGGGCGCCGGACCGAGCAGCCCCCCGTCGAGGGTCCCTCCGAGGTCCGCGACCTCGGCGTGGCGCTGCACCGGCTGGTCGACCGCGTCGAGGTGCTGCTCGAGCGCGAGCGCGCCGGCATCGCCGACGTCTCGCACCGGCTGCGCACCCCGATGACCGCGCTCCGGCTGCGCGTCGAGGGCATCGCCGACGACGCCGCTCGCGAGCGGCTGATGGCCGACCTCGACGACCTGCAGGCCACCGTCGACCACGTCGTGCGCGAGGCGCGGCGCTCCGAGCGCGAGGGCCTGGTGCCGGTGACCGACGGCGTCGCCGTTCTCACCGAGCGGGCGCGGTTCTGGGAGCCGCTCGCCGAGGACCAGGGGCGCCGCTTCGACCTGGAGGTCACGACCACCGGGCCGGTGCCGGTGCGGGCCGGGCCGGAGGACCTGGCCGCCCTGGTCGACGTCCTGCTCGACAACGTCTTCACCCACACGCCCGAGCCGGTCGGCGTCCGGGTCACCGTGGCCCCCGGCGCCGACGGTGGGCTCCGGCTGGTCGTCGAGGACGGCGGACCGGGCCTGTCCGTCGAGGACGCCGCCCGCCTCGTCGACCGCGGGGTCTCCGGCGGCGACTCGACCGGGCTCGGCCTCTCCATCGTCGACAAGACCGCCACCGAGTCCGGTGGCGGTCTGTCGATCGGGCGGTCGGCGCTCGGCGGCACCGAGGTCGTGGTCGACCTCGGCGGCGCCTAG
- a CDS encoding VOC family protein, protein MSTRLNPYLMFRGQAEEAMTFYQSVLGGVLDVNTYAQFGGGGVPEAEQGQVMHSQLTTNDTVVLMGSDAPSTMPGQVTNGTVSISGDDLETIRGWFEALAEGGSVDLPFEEAPWGDHFGQVTDRFGVQWMFNSPPGR, encoded by the coding sequence ATGAGCACCCGACTGAACCCGTACCTCATGTTCCGCGGCCAGGCCGAGGAGGCGATGACGTTCTACCAGTCCGTCCTCGGCGGCGTCCTCGACGTCAACACCTACGCCCAGTTCGGGGGCGGGGGCGTGCCCGAGGCCGAGCAGGGCCAGGTCATGCACTCCCAGCTCACCACGAACGACACCGTCGTGCTGATGGGCTCCGACGCCCCCAGCACCATGCCGGGCCAGGTCACCAACGGCACGGTGTCGATCAGCGGCGACGACCTCGAGACCATCCGCGGCTGGTTCGAGGCGCTCGCCGAGGGCGGCTCGGTCGACCTGCCGTTCGAGGAGGCGCCCTGGGGCGACCACTTCGGCCAGGTCACCGACCGGTTCGGCGTGCAGTGGATGTTCAACTCCCCCCCCGGCCGCTGA
- a CDS encoding glutamine synthetase family protein, protein MGKQEEFVLRALEERDVRFVRLWFTDVLGFLKSVAVAPAELEGAFEEGIGFDGSAIEGFARVYEADMLLMPDPSTFQILPWRGGDGPATARMFCDVVMPDGSPSYSDPRYVLKRTLARAAERGFTFYTHPEIEFYLFKDTPQAGVDPVPVDRSGFFDHTAQSHGSDFRREAITMLEAMGISVEFSHHEGGPGQQEIDLRYADALSTADNILTFRTVIREVALSQGIWASFMPKPFTTHPGSGMHTHVSLFEGDQNAFYEAGAEYQLSQTGRRFIAGILRHAPEISVVTNQWVNSYKRMMFGGEAPSYVCWGHNNRSAMVRVPMYKPLKGASTRVEVRTLDPACNPYLAFAAILAAGMKGIEEGYELPREAEDDVWALSERERKSLGIDPLPKNLNEAIEVAETSELLAETLGENVFEYFLRNKRAEWDEYRGQVSAFERDQMLPVI, encoded by the coding sequence ATGGGCAAGCAGGAAGAGTTCGTTCTCCGCGCTCTCGAGGAGCGCGACGTCCGGTTCGTGCGACTGTGGTTCACCGACGTGCTTGGCTTCCTCAAGTCGGTGGCGGTGGCTCCGGCCGAGCTCGAGGGCGCCTTCGAGGAGGGCATCGGGTTCGACGGCTCGGCGATCGAGGGCTTCGCGCGCGTCTACGAGGCCGACATGCTGCTGATGCCGGACCCGTCGACGTTCCAGATCCTGCCGTGGCGCGGGGGCGACGGCCCGGCGACGGCGCGGATGTTCTGCGACGTGGTGATGCCCGACGGCAGCCCGTCGTACTCCGACCCGCGCTACGTCCTCAAGCGCACCCTCGCCCGGGCCGCCGAGCGGGGCTTCACCTTCTACACCCACCCCGAGATCGAGTTCTACCTGTTCAAGGACACGCCGCAGGCTGGGGTCGACCCGGTGCCGGTCGACCGCAGCGGCTTCTTCGACCACACCGCGCAGTCGCACGGCTCCGACTTCCGCCGCGAGGCCATCACCATGCTCGAGGCGATGGGCATCTCGGTGGAGTTCAGCCACCACGAAGGCGGCCCGGGGCAGCAGGAGATCGACCTGCGCTACGCCGACGCCCTCTCCACGGCCGACAACATCCTCACCTTCCGCACCGTCATCCGGGAGGTCGCGCTGAGCCAGGGCATCTGGGCCAGCTTCATGCCGAAGCCGTTCACGACCCACCCGGGCTCGGGCATGCACACCCACGTCTCGCTCTTCGAGGGCGACCAGAACGCCTTCTACGAGGCCGGCGCCGAGTACCAGCTGAGCCAGACCGGACGCCGCTTCATCGCCGGCATCCTCAGGCACGCACCCGAGATCAGCGTCGTGACCAACCAGTGGGTCAACTCCTACAAGCGGATGATGTTCGGCGGCGAGGCGCCGTCGTACGTCTGCTGGGGCCACAACAACCGTTCCGCGATGGTCCGGGTGCCGATGTACAAGCCGCTCAAGGGCGCCTCGACCCGGGTCGAGGTCCGCACCCTCGACCCCGCCTGCAACCCCTACCTCGCCTTCGCCGCGATCCTGGCGGCCGGCATGAAGGGCATCGAGGAGGGCTACGAGCTCCCGCGCGAGGCCGAGGACGACGTCTGGGCGCTCTCCGAGCGCGAGCGCAAGAGCCTCGGCATCGACCCGCTGCCCAAGAACCTCAACGAGGCGATCGAGGTCGCCGAGACCAGCGAGCTGCTGGCCGAGACGCTGGGGGAGAACGTCTTCGAGTACTTCCTGCGCAACAAGCGCGCCGAGTGGGACGAGTACCGCGGCCAGGTCTCCGCCTTCGAGCGCGACCAGATGCTGCCGGTGATCTGA
- a CDS encoding type 1 glutamine amidotransferase — MTVLVIQHEDDCPPALVGRWLAEAGVGLDVRRPYAGDPLPDDLAGHTGLLVLGGPMAATDDAEHAWLAPTRALLRDAVAADVATLGICLGHQLLAAALGGTSAPNPAGQQRGLLPVGWTAAALDDELVAPLQHATRHAPQRCLHWNVDVVTALPPGAEVLALAPGGEVQAARFAPRAWGVQPHPEVDRAVVERWGTTEPDAAADALAAEVGAAADELETTWRPLATSFARVVAGAGVAS; from the coding sequence ATGACGGTCCTGGTGATCCAGCACGAGGACGACTGCCCGCCGGCGCTCGTGGGCCGGTGGCTGGCGGAGGCCGGCGTCGGCCTCGACGTGCGCCGCCCCTACGCCGGCGACCCGCTGCCCGACGACCTGGCCGGCCACACCGGGCTGCTGGTGCTCGGGGGTCCGATGGCCGCCACCGACGACGCCGAGCACGCCTGGCTCGCCCCGACGCGGGCGCTGCTGCGCGACGCCGTCGCGGCCGACGTCGCGACGCTCGGCATCTGCCTGGGCCACCAGCTGCTGGCCGCGGCCCTGGGCGGCACGTCCGCGCCGAACCCCGCCGGGCAGCAGCGGGGGCTGCTGCCGGTCGGCTGGACGGCGGCCGCGCTCGACGACGAGCTCGTCGCCCCCCTGCAGCACGCCACGCGGCACGCCCCACAGCGCTGCCTGCACTGGAACGTCGACGTCGTCACCGCGCTGCCGCCCGGGGCCGAGGTGCTCGCGCTCGCACCCGGCGGGGAGGTGCAGGCCGCCCGGTTCGCGCCGCGCGCGTGGGGCGTCCAGCCGCACCCCGAGGTGGACCGGGCCGTCGTCGAGAGGTGGGGCACCACGGAGCCGGACGCCGCCGCCGACGCGCTGGCCGCGGAGGTCGGTGCCGCCGCCGATGAGCTGGAGACGACCTGGCGGCCGCTGGCGACGTCGTTCGCGCGGGTTGTCGCGGGCGCCGGGGTGGCGTCGTGA
- a CDS encoding response regulator transcription factor — translation MQVLIIEDDARIRPLLMRSLGERGYAVESASTGMQGLQMAVDSRPDLVILDLGLPDVDGTQVLSMLRAVSTVPVIVASARDDDPSLVGCLDAGADDYVVKPYTTAQLEARIRAVMRRSGAGGSPARRTIVVGALEIDVAARQARVSGTNLDLSPKEFDLLRHLAERPDEVVTKRELLVEVWQQPWGGSDKTVDVHLSWLRRKLGESASEPRYLHTVRGVGVRLSEPEG, via the coding sequence GTGCAGGTGCTGATCATCGAGGACGACGCGCGGATCCGTCCGCTGCTGATGCGCTCGCTCGGTGAGCGGGGGTACGCCGTCGAGTCGGCCTCGACCGGCATGCAGGGCCTGCAGATGGCCGTCGACTCGCGTCCCGACCTGGTGATCCTCGACCTCGGCCTGCCCGACGTCGACGGCACCCAGGTGCTGTCGATGCTGCGCGCGGTGAGCACCGTGCCGGTCATCGTGGCCAGCGCCCGCGACGACGACCCGTCGCTGGTCGGCTGCCTCGACGCCGGCGCCGACGACTACGTGGTCAAGCCCTACACGACCGCCCAGCTCGAGGCCCGGATCCGCGCGGTGATGCGCCGCTCCGGCGCCGGCGGCTCCCCCGCCCGGCGCACCATCGTCGTCGGCGCCCTCGAGATCGACGTCGCCGCCCGGCAGGCGCGCGTCTCCGGGACCAACCTCGACCTGAGCCCCAAGGAGTTCGACCTGCTGCGCCACCTGGCCGAGCGTCCGGACGAGGTGGTCACCAAGCGCGAGCTGCTCGTCGAGGTCTGGCAGCAGCCGTGGGGCGGGTCCGACAAGACCGTCGACGTCCACCTGTCGTGGCTGCGCCGCAAGCTCGGCGAGTCGGCGTCCGAGCCGCGCTACCTGCACACCGTGCGCGGCGTCGGCGTCCGGCTCAGCGAGCCGGAGGGCTGA